Proteins encoded in a region of the Cydia splendana chromosome 19, ilCydSple1.2, whole genome shotgun sequence genome:
- the LOC134799783 gene encoding peptidoglycan-recognition protein LB-like isoform X3: MVVISKSGKSSSSDPAENEVATYDFPYVSRSEWGARPPVQTLELPTPVPYVVIHHSYTPEACYNRDDCIKAMKSMQNFHIDDRHWWDIGYHFGVGSDGVAYEGRGWTILGAHALHFNNVSIGICVIGDWTKSTPPAEQVKTVKSLIAAGVDLGYIQPNYKLVGHRQVRDTECPGQTFFEAIKSWDHWSAFPASYEDLASVPELSEDFRKEYNKTLNTVPDKL; encoded by the exons gAAAGTCGTCTAGTTCCGATCCAGCAGAAAACGAGGTAGCCACTTACGACTTCCCCTATGTGAGTCGATCAGAATGGGGGGCAAGGCCGCCGGTACAAACGCTGGAACTACCCACGCCGGTGCCCTACGTGGTGATCCACCACTCATATACCCCGGAAGCTTGCTACAATAGAGACGATTGTATAAAGGCTATGAAGAGCATGCAGAATTTTCATATCGATGATCGACATTGGTGGGATATTGGATATCa TTTTGGAGTGGGCAGCGATGGAGTGGCGTATGAAGGCAGAGGATGGACCATTCTTGGAGCGCATGCACTGCATTTCAACAATGTGAGCATTGGTATCTGCGTCATCGGCGATTGGACAA aGTCCACCCCGCCAGCAGAGCAGGTAAAAACCGTGAAATCATTAATAGCAGCGGGCGTTGATCTCGGCTACATCCAACCTAACTACAAGCTGGTTGGACATCGACAAGTCAGAGATACCGAGTGCCCGGGGCAAACCTTCTTCGAAGCAATCAAGAGCTGGGATCACTGGTCGGCCTTCCCTGCATCGTATGAGGACCTTGCCAGCGTGCCTGAGCTTAGCGAGGATTTTAGAAAGGAATATAATAAAACGCTTAACACAGTTCCAGACAAACTTTAG